The genomic interval TTTGCAGTAAAAACGGATTTTAAGGTAGTTAGCATTATTGCCATAGCAACCATTATGATGTACTTCAGCTGGAAATGAGTCGGGTATTTGAACAGAATATATATTGCTCTATCACATGTGTGTAATTTATCTATTTCTGAGATTGGGCAAATTTTGACCATTAGTGAACTTACCCCTTTATCTATTCCTTTGACAGCTGAAATAGAATAGTTTAATGCTATTTTAATATGATCATTGGGAAgttgaaacaattatttttataaactcaTTACATTGATTACATAGTAATTTCTGTGCTCTTGTTACTATGGCAACAGAGAAATTCAATATTTGAGTTAGGTTCAATTTCTTTTAGCTTTttgaaacttacaaaaaaaaCTATCTAGAAGGATttgtattgtgaaatcattaacacTTTTCTTGCTGGatatgattgattctgcctttacgaccagtgtagatcatgatcagcctgttcatccatgcagtctgatcatgatctgtactgttcggtattcagtcggtatctttttagtaagcaccccttttaacagttaatgatactgtccaaaatgaaagatggacaagttcatgatagaaatttagcagggtatggaTTAGTATTCaatggggactaattttcatggatttcatggttgtgtcaatccacaaaatGAAGTCctgagaaaaaaatacaagttgcatttattagcttgactattcaaagaatagatagaGCTGTTGCACTCACCTGTGCATCTGTGTTAGCGTCCcaattggttaagtttttgtatgtaagctggtatctcagaaaacgcttgtgggaatggattgaaacttcatacagttattcactgtgataaaatgacacattgcacaggttccacaaCTCTAAGTACtatgtattttaacaaaattatgccccttttttgactaagcaattttttgttaagtttttctatgtaatggattgaaacttcacacacatgttagctgtcaagatctgacatgcagtgcataggttccataaatttgatttccatttttacaaaattatgcccctttttcgaactgacatgcattgtacagatTCCATActcctgttttgcatttttacaaatcgttcccctttttccacttatattgattcaattgacaaggctgttgaatagttgagcgttgctgtcctcaggcagctcttgttttatcttcaaaagtttatTTACccactaaaaaatatttttggctAAAGTCATACATTAAAGCAGATTTTTTCTAGATGCATCCTTGGGTATGTGATGTTAAAAAGTTTTAAGCAGATCTGTGTGTCTAATATTCCACTGTAGCAATCAGTGAATATAAAACCTCTTAACTCCCAGTTGTACAATATCAGATTTTCATAttcaatttgtaaaatttaaaagcatcAAGACCTTGCaacaaaaaaaagctattttaattgaaataacaTAGTTTCACCAAAAAGTAAGCCAAATAATTGTAGCTAATTCACATTTCCATCTTAATGTAAAAAAGTATCATCTCCATTTTAAAATCTAGTAGAATAGATCCTTGACATATTTAAAATTGTTGTGCACCAGGGTCTGCCCAACTTGGATCTACATATgaagattaaaaacaaaaacaaaataactatgaACTTATATCTGTATTGTATTTCATATACTTGAAtaggtatttatatatatttgatcaTGTATATTTTCAGGTGATTCCTATGTGTCCTAAGTGTGAGCCTCAGACACCTCAGTCAGTGCTGAAGCCTGATATTGTGTTTTTTGGAGAGAGTCTACCTGAGGAATTTCACCATCAGATGTCAGTAGACAAAGACGACTGTGATCTCCTCATTGTGATTGGTTCATCTCTGAAAGTCCGACCTGTTGCTCTCATTCCTAGTATGTTATTCTAATCTTCCgagtgaaatttaaatttataaattgtgATTGCTTTGCCTCCATGGTTGAGTGGATAaggctgctgacttcaaatcacttgccattaACCAATACGAGTTCAAGGCGCACTCGGGGCGTTGTTTCTTtgtatgaggaagccatccagctggcttgcagaatGTCGGTAGTTCTTCCAAGTGCCggccatgatgaaataatgcaccgaagtgcacttggggtcttcctccaccatcaaaagctggcaaatcaccatatgacctataattgtgtcagtttgaTTTTAAACCTTACAGATACATATAAATGGTGATAGCTGCAAATGATATATTATATCATCAAGTCAGTTTTGATTAAGTTCTCTTTATATAGAACTTTCTAAATGTGGAAGCTATATATTTGCAATTTCTTTATTTAGTAGTTGTTTTAATAGCATTTTAGCTCAGACACTTGAATTAGAGGTTCATGGTGAGATTTTAGTGTTGGTGCTCGCGTCTTCCACATTTTTGTTTAAGTCAGAGATCACAAATTATATTTGCACACAAGTTCAGATTAAAAAAAGGGAACTTTCTGTGAATAATGGAGGACTTATATCCATTTTGATTGGTTGATTGTCTGAAAAAACTAGAGCTTAAATTATCCAAAAGTTTATCATTCCAGTGCATAACAGAAtagaacattttgaccaaatttgcctagcttatgtgtattgaaaaagtgATTAAATTATCATtctttagtttttagctcacctgagcacaaagtgctcgtggtgaggtattgtgatcacgctgtgtctggcatccgtcgtgcgtcgtccgtgcgtcaagtCATCCGTGTGTTGTctacaattgtgtttaaacgacatctcctccaaaaccaatgaatggattttgatgaaacttggccatgatgttccttgggtggtcctctaccaaagttgttcaaacggttccgcttggtttcacataggggctgccagaggtAAAAATTCAAACGACATCTtttcctaaaccgatggtccgcttttgaaataatttcaaacaaatggtccttatgtcaccctctaataagattgttcaaattataccgattcgtcaaaaaacatggccgctggagggcgtggtcacttttccctaatagctagagccttgatatttggcgtgacgtatcagatttgtaatgtctaccataattgttcaaattattgccctaggttcaaaagagtgtgtgacatgtatataatataggctaacatagaagaaacctagcTTAGTACttaatacaaacacacttgaagccttgtacacaggtgagcacttaaagggtcaatgaccctcttgtttattgtcaGTGAAAACGGTGGTGGGGGGGTCATGTCATTGACGTTAAATTGCATTGATAAAGTATCACTATTAATATGGTATTTAGCTACGTTTTAAGATCCTTGGATGTCCATCTTCCATCTGCCGAATGTCTTTTAAACCACCAACTTTGAAGCCAGTCTcaaccaaacttcataggaatgttccttgggtggtccccattcagattttttttttcaagtatcgGTCATTCATACAGAATTTTAATTACCATGAcaaccaaaaggaaaagctttaaaaagtcttcttctgagaaactgctggcctgatttcaaaatagatttcacagaaatgttccttctTAAGGTGAACCTCTGCCAAATTCTTCAGATCATCCTACttcattaaaaaacatggctgcaaggGGTAAAATTACTTTAGATTATTctgtttgatttgaaaacattatcATCAGTGTTCAAGGCTAGTTTAATTTGTATGGCATTatcaaaatctttgaaaatcttcttccttcaaaaatggctgaaactgttggcccgatttcaaaataattttacaattttcctTGAGTGATAGTCTCCTGAAAACTCAGAAATTGCAGGCCTGATTTCAGATAATTTCCCAGCAGTGTTCTTTAGGTGGCTCACTAACAAATTGGCCAGAtcaatttgttttgttaaaaagcatGGCTGCCAGGGTATGGGgttagttttccctatatggctttATCGAATACTAGGAAATCttcttcatgttattttgattaaaaagtgAAGTTCTTGTGCATGAGTGATGTTGTCAATAAATCTGGAACAGAGTGTTTTATTCACAAAATTCTAGATATCTGTATTTGTAGGAAGTGAATCACAGCTCATAATATGCATAGCAATATGGAAAATATTGTCctagaaaataaagaaaaggtgaacatttttttgtttggttaGTCTGTATTGAGTCTGTAGAAAAAGAATTTGAAGAAAATCTTACCATGAAATGCTAATGTATGGAAAATTATTAAAACGTTTGACTTTTGATTTCAGATTCCCTACCTGCACATGTTCCTCAGATTCTCATTAACAAAGAGCATTTACGTAACCTAAACTTTGATGTCGAGTTACTAGGTGATTGTGATAAAGTGGTTGGTGAAATTTGTCGCCGACTTGGAGATGACTGGGCTAAAATTGCTGGGAGTGAAAATATGACTCAGATTACCATGGATGAACTGCTTACCCCAACATCATCACCAAAACCCCCTGAAACAGAATCTGACAAGTCTGAAGTGAAAACTGATGAATCTAACTGTAAGGCAGATCAGGAACAAACTGTAAATAGTGAAAATTCAAGTAATGTAACTAGTACAAGTACTGAAGTTAGGGAAAATACTAATAACTCGGAAGCATCTGAAACCGAATCAGATGTAAAGTGCCATTGTAACAAGGATGTGGGGGAAGATAATGAAAATGTGAAGGTGGGGATTGAAAAAGCAGACAGTaatgaagtacatgtatgtaaatctGGTGGTGAAAATCTAGCAGAAGGTACTAGTACTAAACCGTCTCAATCAGGGGGGGAATATGAAACACAGAATGTGAAAAATATAACAGAACCAGAGGCACGTGATACTGGTACAGCAAAGAAAGTGGTAGATTGTGACACAACCACATCCACAGGCCAAGGGAATAGTGCAAGTGCAGAAACTAAATCTGTGTCTAAAACAGACAATGGTAAAGTGAGTGATGATGCTAAACCAGGATGTAGCTCAGAAGATAATCAGAAACCAAGCTCTACTGCTGATgtgaagaaaacaagaaaaatgtgGAGGCCGTATAGGCAGAATGTTGCTTTACGGCTCGAAAGtaagttaaaaatgtatttttagctcgactattcgaagaataagtagagctatcctactcaccacggcgtcagcgTCAGCGTcgacgtcacaccttggttaagtttttcgtaccagtccactttttgacaaagtcttttgagataaagctttgaaactttcaacacttgtataccatcaccatggccagttatatggcaagagc from Mercenaria mercenaria strain notata chromosome 2, MADL_Memer_1, whole genome shotgun sequence carries:
- the LOC123564941 gene encoding NAD-dependent protein deacetylase sirtuin-1-like; the protein is MFDIRYFRRDQRPFFKFAKEIYPGQFEPSRSHKFIKLIEDHGKLLRNYTQNIDTLEQVAGIKNVIQCHGSFATATCMTCHHKCSSDDIREKIMDQVIPMCPKCEPQTPQSVLKPDIVFFGESLPEEFHHQMSVDKDDCDLLIVIGSSLKVRPVALIPNSLPAHVPQILINKEHLRNLNFDVELLGDCDKVVGEICRRLGDDWAKIAGSENMTQITMDELLTPTSSPKPPETESDKSEVKTDESNCKADQEQTVNSENSSNVTSTSTEVRENTNNSEASETESDVKCHCNKDVGEDNENVKVGIEKADSNEVHVCKSGGENLAEGTSTKPSQSGGEYETQNVKNITEPEARDTGTAKKVVDCDTTTSTGQGNSASAETKSVSKTDNGKVSDDAKPGCSSEDNQKPSSTADVKKTRKMWRPYRQNVALRLESNQFCFVPPHKYIFPEAEYFTWVKSDSESDDDSDHDRDTTMDSSREFSLIHTTTDSSAIDGDVIDLTTDDEDDKGVDLRKGADDRDVGKDSEVKTDQTDPVKDVQDNTAEIIID